In Streptomyces chartreusis NRRL 3882, the following are encoded in one genomic region:
- a CDS encoding sporulation protein: MAFKKLLASLGAGGASVETVLHEVNVVPGGVVQGEVRIQGGSVNQQIEGLSVGLQAKVEVESGDQEYKQDIEFTKSRLGGAFELQANAVHAVQFGLEIPWETPITTIDGQELRSMHIGVSTELEIARAVDSGDLDPIKVHPLPAQKAILDAFIQLGFRFKNADMERGVIRGTRQKLPFYQEIEFYPPQQYRGLNQVELSFVADAHAMDVVLEMDKRPGLFSEGSDTFRSFQVGLNDYQGTDWAAYLNQWLSEVGSKRNWF; the protein is encoded by the coding sequence ATGGCGTTCAAGAAGCTGCTCGCGAGCCTGGGGGCCGGCGGGGCTTCGGTCGAGACGGTGCTGCACGAGGTCAACGTCGTCCCGGGCGGTGTCGTCCAGGGTGAGGTGCGGATCCAGGGCGGGTCGGTGAACCAGCAGATCGAGGGGCTCTCGGTCGGGCTCCAGGCCAAGGTCGAGGTGGAGAGCGGCGACCAGGAGTACAAGCAGGACATCGAGTTCACGAAGTCGCGGCTGGGCGGGGCGTTCGAGCTTCAGGCGAACGCGGTGCACGCGGTGCAGTTCGGTCTGGAGATTCCGTGGGAGACGCCGATCACGACGATCGACGGGCAGGAGCTGCGCTCGATGCATATCGGGGTCTCCACGGAGCTGGAGATCGCGCGGGCGGTGGACTCCGGTGACCTGGACCCGATCAAGGTGCACCCGCTGCCGGCGCAGAAGGCGATCCTGGACGCCTTCATCCAGCTGGGCTTCCGGTTCAAGAACGCGGACATGGAGCGCGGGGTCATCCGGGGCACGCGGCAGAAGCTGCCGTTCTACCAGGAGATCGAGTTCTACCCGCCGCAGCAGTACCGGGGGCTGAACCAGGTCGAGCTGAGCTTCGTGGCCGACGCGCACGCCATGGACGTGGTGCTCGAGATGGACAAGAGGCCGGGTCTGTTCAGCGAGGGGAGCGACACCTTCCGGTCCTTCCAGGTGGGTCTCAACGACTACCAGGGGACCGACTGGGCCGCGTACCTCAACCAGTGGCTCTCCGAGGTGGGCAGCAAGCGCAACTGGTTCTAG